The Chanodichthys erythropterus isolate Z2021 chromosome 14, ASM2448905v1, whole genome shotgun sequence genome window below encodes:
- the LOC137035590 gene encoding UDP-glucuronosyltransferase 2C1-like, protein MMGTINGQVFQVLGPIMLTFLLTTVPVVRSGKVLVFPVGGSHWINMNILVEALHAKGHKVTVIRLADSWYIKEFSPHYTSVSLKSEGGFSEELLETFTSRLMGIMREGSIWARLKLDIIMWKSFLGMLEVENKIIINMFEDQQLMQSLKDSKYDLILTDPAMFGGVLLGHYLKLPIVFNARWTVYSEAHFVIAPSPLSYIPASMLELSDRMSFLERVKNIVMYIIPEIQLAIMITPNYNALCKRFIGPGTSYFSLLQGADLWLHRADFIFEFPRPTMPNIVYIGGFQCKPSKPLLQDLEDFVQSSVEHGVIIMSLGTLFSQLPDDVAEAIAEAFAELPQKIIWRYKGKIPSALGNNTLIMDWIPQNDLLGHPKTRAFVTHGGTNGIQEAIYHGVPIIGFGLIFDQLSNLLNMRVKGVAKNVDFATVDKDSFLKTVKEVLHEPSYRENMQRLSRLHKDVPLKPLDKAIFWIEFVMRHKGAAHLHTDSYKMPWYSYHSVDVILFLLSAVSLIILIIYMVIKYFCCRICMRKTKNKLQ, encoded by the exons ATGATGG GTACTATAAATGGACAGGTTTTTCAGGTGCTTGGTCCAATCATGCTAACCTTCCTTCTGACGACTGTCCCAGTTGTTCGGAGCGGGAAGGTCCTTGTCTTTCCCGTGGGTGGCAGTCACTGGAtcaacatgaacatcttggttGAAGCACTTCATGCCAAAGGACACAAAGTTACAGTCATTCGGTTAGCAGACAGCTGGTACATCAAAGAATTCTCACCTCATTACACATCAGTCAGTCTCAAGTCTGAAGGAGGATTTAGTGAAGAATTACTTGAGACATTTACATCTAGACTAATGGGAATTATGAGGGAGGGTTCAATCTGGGCTCGTCTGAAGCTGGACATAATAATGTGGAAAAGTTTCTTAGGGATGCTTGAAGTAGAAAACAAGATTATAATCAACATGTTTGAAGACCAGCAGCTAATGCAGTCCTTAAAAGATTCCAAATATGATTTGATTCTAACAGATCCAGCCATGTTTGGAGGTGTCCTATTGGGTCATTATCTCAAACTGCCCATTGTTTTCAATGCCCGTTGGACAGTTTACAGTGAGGCTCATTTTGTAATAGCTCCTTCACCACTTTCTTATATTCCTGCTTCAATGCTGGAGTTATCAGACCGCATGAGTTTCCTGGAAAGAGTGAAGAATATTGTGATGTACATCATACCAGAAATACAGCTAGCTATAATGATTACTCCAAATTATAATGCACTTTGTAAACGTTTCATTGGCCCAGGAACATCCTACTTTTCTTTACTTCAGGGTGCTGATCTGTGGCTCCATAGAgctgattttatttttgaattccCACGTCCCACTATGCCAAACATTGTCTACATTGGAGGTTTTCAGTGCAAGCCATCAAAGCCTCTTCTACAAGACCTGGAGGACTTTGTACAGAGCTCTGTTGAGCATGGTGTCATCATTATGTCTCTGGGCACTCTCTTTAGTCAGCTTCCTGATGATGTGGCTGAGgcaattgctgaagcttttgcAGAACTTCCACAGAAGATCATCTGGAGGTACAAAGGAAAGATACCATCTGCACTGGGGAACAACACCTTAATAATGGACTGGATTCCTCAGAATGATCTTTTGGGTCATCCTAAGACCAGAGCCTTTGTGACACATGGAGGAACCAATGGAATTCAAGAAGCCATCTACCACGGGGTGCCAATCATTGGATTTGGGCTGATTTTTGACCAGCTTAGTAATCTTTTAAATATGAGAGTAAAGGGTGTAGCCAAGAATGTAGATTTTGCCACAGTGGATAAGGACTCCTTTCTTAAAACTGTTAAAGAGGTTCTTCATGAGCCCTCTTATAGGGAGAACATGCAGAGGCTCTCAAGGCTTCACAAGGACGTCCCATTGAAGCCTCTGGACAAAGCCATCTTCTGGATTGAGTTTGTTATGAGGCACAAAGGTGCTGCTCACTTGCACACAGACTCTTACAAAATGCCCTGGTACTCTTATCACTCTGTTGATGTCATACTGTTTCTGCTTTCTGCCGTGTCACTCATAATCCTGATCATATATATGGTTATCAAATATTTCTGCTGCAGAATATGcatgagaaaaacaaaaaacaagttaCAGTAA
- the mettl5 gene encoding rRNA N6-adenosine-methyltransferase METTL5 yields the protein MKLKELESCLQQVDGFEEPKILLEQYPTSPHIAGCMLYTIHNTFDDIQNKVVADLGCGCGVLSIGAAVLDAGLCVGFDIDEDALDIFKGNVEDFELSNIDVVQCDVCAIGSSYAKKFDTVIMNPPFGTKHNQGIDMQFLRTAISMASTAVYSLHKTSTRDHIQKKANDWKVKMEVIAELRYDLPASYKFHKKKSVDIQVDFIRFTPT from the exons ATGAAGCTTAAAGAGCTGGAGAGCTGCCTTCAGCAGGTGGATGGATTTGAGGAGCCCAAAATACTCCTGGAGCAGTACCCCACCAGCCCTCATATAGCTG GCTGTATGTTGTACACCATCCACAACACATTTGATgacatacagaataaagtagtTGCAGACCTGGGCTGCGGATGTGGAGTGCTGTCTATAGGAGCTGCCGTCCTTGATGCTGG ACTGTGTGTCGGATTTGACATCGACGAAGATGCCTTGGATATATTCAAAGGAAATGTTGAGGACTTTGAATTGTCAAACATTGATGTGGTCCAATGTGACGTGTGCGCTATCGGATCCTCTTACGCCAAGAAGTTTGACACGGTCATCATGAACCCTCCATTTGGCACGAAGCACAACCAGG GTATTGATATGCAGTTCCTGCGGACAGCGATTTCCATGGCAAGTACGGCAGTGTATTCCCTTCACAAGACCTCAACACGAGAT CACATTCAGAAGAAAGCAAATGACTGGAAAGTGAAAATGGAAGTCATTGCAG AGCTCAGATATGACCTGCCAGCATCTTATAAGTTCCACAAAAAGAAGTCG GTTGATATTCAAGTGGACTTCATTCGATTCACTCCAACATAA
- the klhl23 gene encoding kelch-like protein 23, producing MSGKGHSGYSYEFCDASHSSEVLEALHEFHSSGLFTDITLQSSSGQLFHCHKAVLSARSSYFKVMFTLDMRERLNDTINLPCIDGEILGALVTYVYTSKISITQSNVQSLLEAADLLQFSSLKKACENFLIRLLDVDNCLGMHSFAELHVCSALERAALRIILSRFEELTLQEEFLEVDFQKLMVILATENLNVWKDATLLDAVVKWVAHDAASRINHLKELLNCIHLDMNDVYLKTALDLRKRCSESKLRSLILTSLKPSKGFSHCCKKLTCSLYVIGGYYWHPLCEVHMWDPVSNTWVKGKDMPDFARESYSVALLGPDIYVTGGYRTETVDALETVWIYNTDSDEWTEGCPMITARYYHCSVALRGCIYVIGGYTAGAPTRETEFYDPLKKIWFPVADMIQGVGNATSCVVNDRIYVTGGHYGYRGTCTYEKIQTYRPDINEWSITTICPHPEYGLCSVSLNNKLYLVGGQTTITDCYDPEQNEWRQMCAMKERRMECGSAVINGCIYVAGGYSYSKGTYLQSIERYDPEIDCWEIVGNLPSAARSHGCVCVFSV from the exons ATGTCAGGCAAAGGTCACAGCGGTTACTCGTACGAGTTCTGCGATGCCTCTCATTCATCAGAAGTGCTggaagctcttcacgagttccacAGCAGCGGTCTGTTCACGGACATCACCCTGCAGTCTTCATCCGGACAGCTCTTCCACTGCCACAAGGCTGTCCTATCAGCACGCAGCTCCTACTTCAAGGTAATGTTCACCTTAGACATGAGAGAACGTTTGAATGACACTATCAACCTACCTTGCATAGACGGGGAGATTCTGGGTGCCTTGGTGACCTACGTCTACACTTCAAAGATCAGCATAACCCAGAGCAACGTTCAGAGTCTTCTGGAGGCCGCAGACCTGCTGCAGTTCAGCTCGCTCAAGAAAGCCTGCGAGAACTTCTTGATTCGTCTGCTGGACGTCGACAACTGCCTTGGCATGCACTCATTCGCCGAGCTTCACGTATGCTCTGCGCTGGAGCGTGCGGCTTTGAGGATCATACTGAGCCGCTTTGAGGAACTTACACTTCAGGAGGAGTTCCTAGAGGTGGATTTCCAAAAGCTCATGGTGATATTAGCAACAGAAAACCTTAATGTATGGAAAGATGCAACGCTTTTGGACGCGGTGGTGAAATGGGTCGCCCACGATGCGGCTTCTCGAATAAACCACCTAAAAGAGCTTCTCAACTGCATCCATCTCGACATGAATGACGTATACCTCAAAACTGCTTTGGATCTACGCAAACGATGCTCTGAAAGCAAATTGCGATCTCTGATTCTCACCTCCTTGAAGCCAAGCAAAGGTTTCTCACACTGCTGCAAAAAACTAACATGCAGCTTGTATGTTATTGGTGGATATTACTGGCATCCGCTGTGTGAAGTCCACATGTGGGACCCCGTTTCCAACACGTGGGTTAAGGGCAAAGACATGCCTGACTTTGCAAGAGAGAGTTACAGTGTGGCACTTCTAGGTCCTGATATCTACGTGACCGGAGGATACAGGACAGAGACCGTAGATGCTTTAGAGACCGTGTGGATTTATAACACAGACTCGGATGAATGGACAGAAGGATGTCCAATGATCACAGCCAGATATTACCACTGCTCCGTGGCTTTACGTGGGTGTATATATGTCATAGGTGGATATACGGCAGGAGCTCCTACACGAGAAACTGAATTCTATGATCCCTTGAAGAAGATATGGTTCCCTGTGGCTGATATGATACAAG GTGTGGGAAATGCAACCTCTTGCGTGGTGAATGACAGAATCTATGTAACTGGAGGGCATTATGGGTACAGAGGAACCTGCACTTACGAGAAGATTCAGACTTACCGGCCAGATATCAATGAGTGGAGCATCACAACGATATGTCCACATCCTG AGTACGGTCTTTGCTCGGTCTCCTTAAACAATAAGCTTTATCTGGTCGGCGGTCAGACCACCATCACAGATTGCTACGATCCCGAGCAAAATGAATGGAGACAGATGTGTGCGATGAAGGAGAGAAGGATGGAGTGTGGATCGGCCGTTATAAATGGCTGCATCTATGTAGCAGGAGGGTATTCGTACTCTAAGGGGACGTATCTGCAGAGTATAGAGAGGTACGACCCTGAGATAGACTGCTGGGAGATTGTGGGGAACCTCCCATCGGCCGCACGCTCACACGGCTGCGTTTGTGTGTTCAGCGTGTGA